One part of the Phragmites australis chromosome 3, lpPhrAust1.1, whole genome shotgun sequence genome encodes these proteins:
- the LOC133911184 gene encoding EPIDERMAL PATTERNING FACTOR-like protein 2, whose product MGHLFLLLLALLLTSTRASTVHDKAAFTEEKSIAGIRGVIGSRPPSCEGRCRPCGHCEAVQVPISPQELQKNKKLGHGSRAAAYHGVAAGGRAMPASYDDHSNYKPLSWRCKCGRHILDP is encoded by the exons ATGGGCCATCTTTTCCTGCTCCTGCTTGCTCTCCTCCTCACATCCACGCGTGCCTCCACCGTCCATGACAAAGCTGCCTTCACTGAG GAGAAGAGCATTGCAGGCATCAGAGGTGTGATTGGATCGAGGCCGCCGAGCTGCGAGGGGAGGTGCAGACCGTGCGGGCACTGCGAGGCGGTGCAGGTGCCCATCTCTCCACAAGAGCTGCAGAAGAATAAGAAGCTGGGCCATGGCAGCAGAGCTGCTGCTTATCACGGTGTTGCCGCTGGTGGAAGAGCAATGCCGGCTTCCTACGACGACCACTCCAACTACAAGCCACTGAGCTGGAGATGCAAGTGTGGGCGGCACATCTTGGACCCTTGA